One genomic region from Nocardia vinacea encodes:
- a CDS encoding nuclear transport factor 2 family protein, which translates to MTSTSVDPKLESNRQTVLAFYEAAFNAKNFEAAAEFFGTHYTQHNPEIADGFDGLLARLTGLKEGAPKLRVEVKRIVAEGDYVVAHVHGVREPGDRGLAIMDIFRLADGKLVEHWDVIQPVPEQAANANGMF; encoded by the coding sequence ATGACCAGCACTTCCGTCGATCCGAAGCTCGAATCGAATAGGCAGACCGTCCTCGCCTTCTACGAAGCCGCATTCAATGCCAAGAATTTCGAGGCCGCCGCCGAGTTCTTCGGCACGCACTACACCCAGCACAATCCGGAGATCGCCGATGGCTTCGACGGACTACTCGCCCGCCTCACCGGCCTGAAGGAAGGCGCCCCGAAACTCCGCGTCGAAGTGAAACGCATTGTGGCAGAAGGCGATTACGTGGTCGCCCATGTGCACGGCGTGCGTGAACCCGGCGACCGCGGGCTGGCGATCATGGATATCTTCCGCCTCGCCGACGGAAAGCTGGTCGAACACTGGGATGTCATCCAGCCGGTTCCGGAGCAGGCCGCCAATGCGAACGGAATGTTCTGA
- a CDS encoding TetR/AcrR family transcriptional regulator, translated as MTSDATTRRGRNPRGHGGRLRAEIVAAAIRLLDELGDDQALSMRAVAREIGSAATSVYLHFTDRDALVLAALERYHGDLVRAIDDAEAAVDDPVDKLRARIRVLGDWAYRHPGMYKVLHESTLNQRVAMPFKRELTERTAAAIRRCMDADLVPVDDPVSVMLDLRAAMHGAVSMRLNEPGQTWPPLADQIERFLVKLVGVPSTFGNGPHRAS; from the coding sequence ATGACCTCCGATGCGACGACCCGGCGCGGTCGCAATCCACGCGGCCACGGCGGCCGACTGCGTGCGGAGATCGTCGCCGCCGCGATCCGGCTGCTGGATGAACTCGGCGATGACCAGGCCCTGTCCATGCGCGCGGTCGCGCGCGAAATCGGCAGTGCCGCAACGTCGGTCTACCTGCATTTCACCGATCGGGATGCACTGGTGTTGGCCGCACTGGAGCGCTATCACGGCGATCTGGTGCGCGCGATCGATGACGCCGAGGCCGCCGTCGACGATCCCGTCGACAAATTGCGCGCTCGCATCCGCGTCCTCGGCGACTGGGCCTATCGACATCCGGGCATGTACAAGGTGCTGCACGAGAGCACCCTCAACCAGCGCGTGGCCATGCCGTTCAAGCGAGAACTGACCGAACGCACGGCCGCCGCGATCCGGCGCTGTATGGATGCAGATCTCGTACCCGTCGACGACCCGGTCTCGGTCATGCTCGACTTGCGCGCGGCAATGCACGGCGCGGTGTCGATGCGACTCAACGAACCCGGCCAGACCTGGCCGCCGCTCGCCGATCAGATCGAACGATTTCTCGTGAAACTGGTCGGCGTCCCTTCGACATTCGGGAATGGCCCGCATCGAGCTTCGTGA
- a CDS encoding DUF4349 domain-containing protein: protein MRKLAVLVIGLLGLTLLVGCGDDNDDNAGPGRSSMATVAPMAPPPSLREGSPAKGDTGGTTVEARKEVITGSVDITADDPIKAGGQVTDQVREVGGRVDSRTEQPGTDDTDPQATLTVRVPADTTDKFIDGLGGVGRVTRMSTNRDDVTMQWEDLDARIKALQASVDRLRALISGATNTADLIAAEQALSSRQGELDSLTAQKRHLDDQVALSTLTIDITTEDKDSDAGPTNFWDGIVSGWHSLVDWLKDAVVFTGKAIPWLGFVVVICAVVWGVVRVVRGRKHSPGSGESEQGKAAAVGAPTGASATAAEGAGADASAGSGAGTGAVAGAETGTGAGTGAGAGTGAGTED from the coding sequence ATGCGGAAGCTTGCTGTTCTGGTGATCGGCCTGCTGGGTTTGACGTTGCTGGTCGGCTGTGGTGATGACAACGACGACAATGCCGGTCCGGGTCGGTCGAGCATGGCGACCGTCGCGCCGATGGCGCCGCCGCCGAGCCTGCGCGAGGGCTCCCCGGCGAAGGGGGATACCGGCGGGACCACCGTCGAAGCGCGCAAGGAGGTAATCACCGGCAGCGTCGATATCACCGCGGATGATCCGATCAAGGCGGGCGGTCAGGTGACCGATCAGGTGCGCGAGGTCGGCGGCCGGGTCGACAGCCGCACCGAACAGCCGGGCACCGATGACACCGATCCGCAGGCCACGCTCACCGTGCGGGTGCCCGCGGATACGACGGACAAGTTCATCGACGGCCTCGGCGGGGTCGGCCGGGTCACCCGGATGAGCACCAACCGCGACGACGTCACCATGCAGTGGGAGGACCTCGACGCCAGGATCAAGGCGCTGCAGGCCTCGGTCGACCGGTTGCGCGCGCTCATCTCCGGTGCGACCAATACCGCGGATCTCATTGCCGCCGAACAGGCGCTGTCGAGTCGGCAGGGTGAGCTCGACAGCCTCACCGCGCAAAAGCGGCACCTCGACGATCAGGTCGCGCTGTCCACGCTCACCATCGACATCACCACCGAGGACAAGGATTCCGATGCGGGGCCGACCAATTTCTGGGACGGCATCGTCTCCGGCTGGCATTCGCTGGTCGATTGGCTGAAGGACGCGGTGGTGTTCACCGGCAAAGCGATCCCGTGGCTCGGATTCGTCGTGGTGATCTGCGCGGTGGTATGGGGTGTCGTGCGGGTGGTGCGGGGCCGGAAGCATTCGCCGGGATCGGGAGAATCCGAGCAGGGCAAGGCCGCTGCGGTCGGTGCGCCGACCGGGGCAAGCGCGACGGCAGCAGAAGGCGCCGGTGCTGACGCAAGTGCAGGATCGGGTGCAGGGACCGGGGCCGTTGCAGGTGCCGAGACTGGCACGGGTGCTGGAACCGGTGCGGGCGCGGGAACTGGTGCTGGCACTGAGGACTAG
- a CDS encoding DUF167 domain-containing protein, which yields MPTVVRATIKPNSRKGPLVETLDDGTLQLYVRAPAVEGKANKAAIELLADHYGVPKSAVRLAAGATSRFKRFELDL from the coding sequence GTGCCGACGGTCGTAAGGGCGACGATCAAACCGAACAGCCGTAAGGGCCCGCTCGTCGAAACCCTCGACGACGGCACCCTGCAGCTGTATGTCCGGGCCCCCGCCGTGGAGGGCAAGGCCAACAAGGCCGCCATCGAACTCCTCGCCGACCACTACGGTGTCCCCAAATCCGCCGTCCGCCTCGCCGCAGGCGCAACCTCCCGCTTCAAACGCTTCGAGCTGGACCTCTGA
- a CDS encoding GlcG/HbpS family heme-binding protein has translation MAISLDQAQSVIAAARKAAAELGETVSLAVVAPGGTFVAFARMDGAPEHTADVAKRKADMAIALGFDTVHMTATTPQGLPLVGGPQQSGAHALVPNGGGVVIRGDGTVLGALGVSGAASSITDHKIGTAAIAESG, from the coding sequence GTGGCTATTTCGCTGGACCAGGCGCAGTCGGTGATCGCGGCCGCCCGCAAGGCGGCAGCGGAACTGGGCGAGACCGTCTCGCTCGCGGTCGTGGCGCCCGGCGGCACTTTCGTGGCCTTCGCGCGCATGGACGGTGCACCCGAGCACACGGCCGATGTCGCAAAACGCAAGGCGGACATGGCCATTGCGCTCGGCTTCGACACTGTGCACATGACCGCTACGACCCCGCAGGGCCTGCCGCTGGTCGGCGGCCCGCAGCAGTCGGGTGCGCACGCATTGGTACCCAACGGCGGCGGCGTGGTCATCCGGGGCGACGGCACGGTGCTCGGCGCGCTCGGCGTTTCCGGCGCGGCCTCATCGATCACCGATCACAAGATCGGTACCGCCGCCATCGCCGAATCGGGTTGA
- a CDS encoding tRNA (cytidine(34)-2'-O)-methyltransferase: MFRLMFHEPAIPGNTGNAIRLVAGTGCELHLVEPLGFDLSEAKLRRAGLDYHDLASVTVHKNLAAAWEAVRPERVFAFTTQASTRYTDVAYREGDVLLFGTEPTGLPTEVLDDPHITDRLRIPMLPGRRSMNLSNAAAVTVYEAWRQFGFPGAV, translated from the coding sequence GTGTTCCGTTTGATGTTTCACGAGCCCGCGATTCCCGGAAATACCGGCAATGCGATTCGACTTGTCGCGGGGACCGGGTGTGAGCTGCATCTGGTCGAGCCGTTGGGGTTCGACCTTTCGGAGGCGAAGTTGCGGCGGGCCGGATTGGATTACCACGATCTGGCCTCGGTGACAGTGCACAAGAACCTCGCGGCGGCGTGGGAAGCGGTGCGGCCCGAGCGGGTGTTCGCATTCACGACCCAGGCGAGCACGCGGTATACCGATGTGGCGTACCGGGAGGGCGATGTGCTGCTGTTCGGCACCGAACCGACGGGGCTGCCGACGGAGGTGCTCGACGATCCGCACATCACCGATCGACTGCGCATCCCGATGCTGCCCGGCCGCCGCTCGATGAACCTCTCCAATGCCGCCGCCGTCACCGTCTACGAGGCCTGGCGCCAGTTCGGATTTCCCGGCGCCGTGTGA
- a CDS encoding helix-turn-helix domain-containing protein: MSRWEPDARGRLEKSALELYRENGFESTTVAEITQRAGLTERTFFRHFADKREVLFAGASALQEALVRGVHDAPAAMPPLEAIATALTEVADTVFDQRREFAWQRQAVIAANAELRERELVKLATLAAALAEALRGRGVTDPAASLAAEAGIAVFKIAFESWVDGERTLSQLIRESVNELKLVTGAQDLPDVVPG, from the coding sequence ATGAGTCGATGGGAGCCTGATGCGCGCGGTCGCCTCGAAAAATCGGCTCTGGAGCTGTACCGCGAGAACGGGTTCGAGAGCACGACCGTCGCCGAGATCACCCAGCGTGCGGGGCTTACCGAGCGAACGTTCTTCCGGCATTTCGCCGATAAGCGCGAGGTCCTGTTCGCGGGGGCGAGCGCGCTCCAAGAGGCCCTCGTGCGCGGGGTGCACGACGCGCCCGCTGCCATGCCGCCGCTCGAGGCGATCGCCACGGCGCTCACCGAGGTCGCCGATACTGTTTTCGACCAGCGCCGCGAGTTCGCCTGGCAGCGGCAAGCCGTTATCGCGGCCAATGCCGAACTTCGGGAGCGCGAGTTGGTCAAGCTCGCAACGCTCGCCGCCGCACTGGCCGAGGCGCTACGCGGGCGCGGCGTGACCGATCCGGCCGCGAGTCTGGCCGCCGAGGCCGGGATCGCCGTGTTCAAGATCGCCTTCGAGAGCTGGGTCGACGGTGAGCGGACCCTGTCGCAACTCATCCGAGAATCCGTCAACGAACTGAAACTCGTGACCGGCGCGCAGGACCTGCCCGATGTCGTTCCGGGCTAG
- a CDS encoding SDR family oxidoreductase: MRIFLTGASGHIGSAVIPELLDAGHDVVGLARSNEAAAAVAEAGADVHRGDLDDLDNLRAVATAADGVIHLAFKHEAMQTGDYAGAIAADLRAIETIGDALTGTGKPFVSTSGTLLLAFAGLTRVGTEADALDAGPRVDAENVVVALADRGVRSSVVRLPPTVHSSLDHYGFVPTLIATARDKGVAAYVGDGNNRWPAGHTLDAAHLYRLALETAPAGTRLHAVDDEGVPFREIAEAIGRHLDLPVISIPPEQADAHFGYLGPLVALDNPTSSARTRELLTWKPTHPGLIEDLDQGHYFNAR, translated from the coding sequence GTGCGGATTTTCCTTACCGGAGCATCGGGACATATCGGCTCCGCGGTCATCCCAGAACTTCTCGACGCCGGGCACGACGTCGTCGGCCTGGCTCGTTCGAATGAAGCTGCCGCCGCGGTGGCAGAAGCCGGTGCCGACGTGCACCGCGGAGATCTCGACGATCTCGACAACCTGCGCGCAGTCGCCACCGCGGCCGACGGCGTAATCCACCTGGCCTTCAAACATGAAGCCATGCAGACCGGCGACTACGCCGGAGCGATCGCGGCTGACCTGCGTGCCATCGAGACGATCGGCGATGCGCTTACGGGCACCGGCAAACCCTTCGTGAGCACATCGGGCACGCTCCTGCTCGCATTCGCCGGGCTTACCCGGGTGGGAACCGAAGCTGATGCGCTCGATGCGGGGCCGAGGGTCGACGCCGAGAATGTGGTGGTCGCGCTCGCGGACCGCGGTGTTCGATCGTCTGTCGTTCGGCTCCCGCCGACCGTGCACAGTTCGCTCGACCACTACGGCTTCGTTCCGACCTTGATCGCCACCGCCCGCGATAAGGGCGTAGCCGCCTACGTCGGCGACGGGAACAACCGCTGGCCCGCCGGACACACACTCGATGCCGCGCACCTGTACCGCTTGGCGCTGGAAACCGCTCCCGCGGGGACGCGGTTACATGCCGTCGACGACGAAGGCGTGCCCTTCCGTGAGATCGCCGAAGCGATCGGTCGCCATCTGGATCTACCGGTGATCAGCATTCCGCCGGAGCAGGCGGACGCTCACTTCGGTTACCTCGGTCCTCTTGTCGCGCTGGACAATCCGACCTCGAGCGCGCGGACGCGGGAACTTCTGACCTGGAAGCCGACACACCCCGGCCTCATCGAGGATCTCGACCAGGGCCATTACTTCAATGCTCGTTAG
- a CDS encoding carboxymuconolactone decarboxylase family protein, with translation MRALTRIRHYLQAVRQAKRNRSDLFGWLARRPQILFGTIGYETALLFSNRLDPKLKELAELKTAGLVNCEFCLDIGSALAHSSGLTEQQLRDLPRHRTSDAYSDLEKLVISFAEAMTATPAIDLADLRTELLTHLSKGQFAELTASIAWENQRARHNQGLGVRPTGMAEGMACAIPERAANEH, from the coding sequence ATGCGAGCGCTGACCCGGATTCGGCACTACCTGCAAGCGGTTCGGCAGGCGAAACGGAACCGATCCGACCTGTTCGGCTGGCTCGCCCGCCGACCGCAGATCCTTTTCGGCACGATCGGATACGAAACAGCGCTGCTGTTCAGCAACAGACTGGATCCGAAGCTCAAAGAGCTGGCCGAACTGAAGACGGCCGGACTCGTGAATTGCGAATTCTGCCTGGATATCGGCTCGGCGCTGGCGCACTCCAGCGGACTCACCGAACAACAACTGCGCGACCTGCCGCGCCATCGCACCAGCGACGCCTACAGCGACCTGGAAAAACTCGTCATCTCCTTCGCCGAGGCCATGACCGCAACCCCCGCCATCGACCTCGCGGACCTGCGCACCGAATTGCTGACGCACCTGTCCAAAGGACAGTTCGCCGAATTGACGGCCAGCATCGCCTGGGAGAACCAGCGCGCCCGTCACAACCAGGGGCTGGGTGTGCGCCCGACCGGGATGGCGGAGGGCATGGCGTGCGCCATCCCGGAGCGGGCCGCTAACGAGCATTGA
- a CDS encoding DUF3017 domain-containing protein — protein MLVVTAVILLAVVFVAWDRWRRGALFFGGAALLAATFRLCLPTARVGLLAVRSKPFDVAALSLLGTAIVFIAATINTLGVG, from the coding sequence ATGCTGGTCGTGACGGCGGTCATTCTGCTCGCGGTCGTCTTCGTGGCCTGGGATCGCTGGCGCCGTGGCGCGCTGTTCTTCGGTGGTGCTGCCCTGCTCGCGGCCACCTTCCGGCTCTGCCTGCCGACGGCCCGGGTCGGACTGCTCGCCGTGCGCAGCAAGCCGTTCGATGTCGCCGCACTGAGCCTGCTCGGCACCGCCATCGTCTTCATCGCCGCCACGATCAATACGCTCGGCGTCGGCTGA
- a CDS encoding nitroreductase family protein, with the protein MNAQTLSVPAAIRARRTTRHYRPDPVPRELLDELLDLAVEAPTAWNMQDRSIVMVTSASGRRDLSNAAFGQPQPLEAPVMLVFVAETAAWQAENADIAELAVRNGAWNADFTAMFHSRSEFHSLRQRGLTRENAVKNAMIAATYVMLAATSLGLSSAPMNGWDPDLVKKAIGIEDRPDLAIAVMVAIGYSDTTAPHPGRRPREHTVFTERYPSSRS; encoded by the coding sequence ATGAACGCACAGACACTTTCGGTTCCCGCCGCGATCCGCGCCCGCCGCACCACCCGCCACTACCGTCCGGATCCGGTACCCCGCGAACTGCTCGACGAACTGCTGGATCTGGCCGTCGAGGCACCTACCGCGTGGAATATGCAGGATCGGTCGATCGTGATGGTGACCAGCGCGTCCGGCCGCCGTGACCTGTCGAACGCCGCCTTCGGCCAGCCGCAACCGCTGGAGGCACCGGTAATGCTGGTCTTCGTCGCCGAAACGGCGGCATGGCAGGCCGAGAATGCCGATATCGCCGAACTGGCCGTACGCAATGGCGCGTGGAATGCGGATTTCACCGCAATGTTCCACTCGCGCAGCGAATTCCACTCGCTGCGACAGCGCGGACTCACCCGCGAGAACGCCGTGAAGAATGCGATGATCGCCGCGACCTATGTCATGCTCGCCGCCACCAGCCTCGGCCTGTCGTCGGCCCCGATGAACGGCTGGGATCCGGACCTGGTCAAGAAGGCCATAGGCATCGAGGACCGCCCCGACCTTGCCATCGCGGTCATGGTCGCGATCGGCTACAGCGACACCACCGCGCCACATCCGGGTCGCCGTCCACGCGAACACACTGTATTCACCGAGCGATACCCGTCGAGCCGGAGCTGA
- a CDS encoding winged helix-turn-helix transcriptional regulator, with protein MRTVIEASGLPADVYSAKCPTRQVLDHVAGKWTVLIVDALAEGTMRYTDLHRRIEGISQKMLTQTLRQLETDGFVTRTVHPTVPPRVDYDLTDLGHSLRTPIAALRDWIEVNINRIEAARRAAR; from the coding sequence GTGCGTACGGTGATCGAGGCCAGCGGGCTGCCTGCAGATGTCTACTCGGCGAAGTGCCCCACCCGGCAGGTGCTCGACCATGTCGCTGGTAAATGGACCGTGCTCATCGTGGACGCGCTCGCCGAGGGCACCATGCGCTACACCGATCTGCACCGACGCATCGAGGGCATCTCACAGAAAATGCTCACGCAAACCCTGCGTCAGCTGGAAACCGACGGATTCGTCACGCGCACAGTGCATCCCACCGTGCCGCCGCGCGTCGACTACGACCTCACCGACCTCGGCCACAGCCTGCGTACCCCGATCGCGGCGCTGCGCGACTGGATCGAGGTCAATATCAACCGCATCGAAGCCGCACGTCGCGCCGCCCGCTAG
- a CDS encoding oxygenase MpaB family protein, with protein MSFDPTTLRRDDYGFFGPDSPSWKIWTAPTAVIGFQRAVVLEHFDPFLTAAVADSQGIYTDPRSRLDHTFAYFLLVAIADGRTAIQASEHLMQVHAPMTGIEPISGQRYSANSPETQLWIHVTGWHSVLKAYEVFGPGPLSPEEEARYWRECAIAAELQTCKPEDVPRSREEVRVYFAKVRPSLCTSERAEEGMHHLLWTSPRNGAGISYALGSRLLSMASVATLPKWMRKLGRFDRWGIVDLLVRPAVKTIVWGSAAFNSFGLIAAAPFIAPMAGQILEQHLKGEPPARLETITPSEARRLYGGRGRRAIAEVG; from the coding sequence ATGTCCTTCGATCCGACCACTCTTCGCCGGGACGACTACGGGTTCTTCGGCCCGGATTCGCCCAGCTGGAAGATCTGGACCGCGCCGACCGCCGTGATCGGCTTCCAGCGCGCGGTGGTCCTCGAGCACTTCGATCCGTTCCTGACCGCGGCCGTCGCCGATTCGCAGGGCATCTACACCGACCCGCGCAGCCGGTTGGACCACACCTTCGCCTATTTCCTGCTCGTCGCGATCGCCGACGGCCGCACGGCCATCCAGGCCTCCGAACATCTGATGCAGGTGCACGCGCCGATGACCGGCATCGAACCGATCAGCGGCCAGCGCTACAGCGCGAACAGTCCGGAAACCCAGCTGTGGATCCACGTCACCGGCTGGCATTCGGTGCTCAAGGCGTACGAGGTCTTCGGCCCCGGCCCGCTGAGTCCGGAGGAAGAGGCGCGCTACTGGCGCGAGTGCGCGATCGCCGCCGAACTGCAGACCTGCAAGCCGGAGGATGTGCCGCGCTCCCGCGAGGAGGTGCGCGTGTACTTCGCGAAGGTCCGCCCGAGCCTGTGCACCTCCGAGCGCGCCGAGGAGGGCATGCACCACCTGCTGTGGACCTCGCCGCGCAACGGCGCGGGCATCAGCTATGCCCTCGGCAGTCGGCTACTGTCCATGGCTTCGGTTGCCACACTGCCGAAATGGATGCGCAAGCTCGGCCGCTTCGATCGCTGGGGGATCGTCGATCTGCTGGTCCGACCGGCCGTCAAGACCATTGTGTGGGGCAGCGCCGCATTCAACTCGTTCGGCCTGATCGCTGCCGCGCCGTTCATCGCACCGATGGCGGGTCAGATCCTGGAGCAGCACCTGAAGGGCGAGCCACCTGCGCGACTGGAGACGATTACGCCGAGCGAGGCGCGGCGCTTGTACGGCGGGCGCGGGCGGCGCGCGATAGCCGAGGTCGGCTAG
- a CDS encoding helix-turn-helix domain-containing protein codes for MDANGGESTVTESRTAPDRPRRRYAPRLPPEERRVQLLDAAYAVLSRVELHQLSMEAVAQEAGVGKPVLYTVFKTRAELVAALLERERERGLEQVAATLPTDLLDADPVTAASATVEAFVGVALENPTRWRLILATPGSAPDEYRAALADSRTGVFTQAESLVSMGIALDPRWAGMDSALLTNAVLSVAEMLGRLAVSAPDEYPRERLEGFVHSIVQLLVGAPAAQSTE; via the coding sequence ATGGACGCGAATGGAGGTGAATCGACAGTGACGGAATCGCGCACCGCACCGGACCGGCCGCGACGGCGATACGCGCCACGCCTACCTCCCGAGGAACGCCGCGTCCAACTGCTCGACGCCGCCTACGCGGTGCTGAGCCGGGTGGAGTTGCATCAGCTGAGCATGGAGGCGGTCGCACAGGAGGCGGGCGTCGGGAAACCGGTGCTGTACACCGTGTTCAAGACTCGGGCGGAACTCGTTGCGGCACTTCTGGAACGCGAACGTGAACGCGGTCTCGAGCAGGTCGCCGCGACCCTGCCTACCGATTTGCTCGATGCCGATCCGGTGACTGCGGCCTCGGCCACGGTCGAAGCGTTCGTCGGTGTCGCACTGGAGAATCCGACGCGCTGGCGCCTGATCCTCGCCACTCCCGGCAGCGCCCCCGACGAATACCGTGCGGCACTCGCCGACTCCCGCACCGGCGTCTTCACCCAAGCCGAATCCCTGGTCAGCATGGGCATCGCACTCGATCCGCGTTGGGCGGGAATGGATTCCGCACTACTTACCAATGCGGTGCTGAGCGTCGCCGAAATGCTCGGCAGGCTCGCGGTCAGCGCGCCGGACGAATACCCGCGCGAGCGATTAGAAGGCTTCGTCCACTCCATCGTCCAACTGCTCGTCGGCGCCCCCGCCGCACAGTCAACCGAATGA
- the metX gene encoding homoserine O-acetyltransferase MetX: MALPPPDGRLGIIAIGDVRLETGTIIPDVHLAVQRWGELSPALDNVVLVEHALTGDSHVVGVPDDIHPLPGWWDGMVGPGAPVDTDEWCVIATNVLGGCKGSTGPSTLAPDRKPWGARFPEISIRDQVTAEAALLDLLGIERLAAVVGGSMGGMRVLEWMVGAPERVASALVLAVGARATADQIGTQTTQIAAIKADPDWQGGDYHDTDRAPLTGMGIARRIAHLTYRTEGELDHRFENNAQGDEDPRNGGRYAVQSYLDHQAEKLCGRFDPATYVLLTEAMNRHDIGRGRGGIAAALAATPVPCVVGGVDSDRLYPLRTQQELADGLPGCEGLEIVHSRDGHDGFLTEAAAVSKLLTETMRLARVGRNG; this comes from the coding sequence GTGGCGCTGCCACCGCCGGACGGGAGGCTCGGCATCATTGCCATCGGGGATGTGCGGCTGGAGACCGGCACGATCATCCCGGACGTTCATCTGGCCGTGCAGCGCTGGGGTGAACTCTCCCCCGCATTGGACAATGTGGTGCTCGTCGAGCACGCGCTGACCGGCGATTCGCATGTCGTCGGGGTGCCCGACGATATCCATCCACTGCCCGGCTGGTGGGACGGCATGGTCGGGCCGGGTGCACCGGTGGATACCGACGAATGGTGCGTCATCGCGACGAATGTGCTCGGCGGCTGCAAGGGCAGCACCGGCCCCTCGACACTGGCACCGGACCGAAAGCCTTGGGGCGCAAGGTTTCCGGAGATCTCGATTCGGGATCAGGTGACCGCGGAAGCGGCGCTGCTCGATCTGCTCGGCATCGAGCGGCTGGCCGCCGTCGTCGGCGGTTCGATGGGCGGCATGCGGGTACTGGAGTGGATGGTCGGCGCACCGGAGCGGGTCGCATCCGCACTGGTACTTGCGGTCGGCGCACGCGCCACCGCCGACCAGATCGGCACGCAGACAACGCAAATCGCCGCCATCAAGGCCGATCCGGACTGGCAGGGCGGCGACTACCACGACACCGATCGCGCCCCGCTGACCGGCATGGGCATCGCCCGCCGCATCGCGCACCTGACCTACCGTACCGAGGGCGAACTCGATCACCGCTTCGAGAACAATGCGCAGGGCGACGAGGATCCGCGCAACGGCGGCCGCTATGCGGTACAGAGCTATCTGGACCACCAGGCCGAAAAGCTTTGCGGCCGTTTCGATCCCGCCACCTACGTCCTGCTGACCGAGGCGATGAACCGACACGATATCGGCCGCGGGCGCGGCGGCATCGCGGCCGCCCTCGCCGCCACCCCGGTACCGTGTGTGGTCGGCGGCGTCGACTCGGATCGCTTGTACCCGTTGCGAACTCAACAGGAACTGGCGGACGGACTGCCGGGCTGCGAGGGCCTGGAGATCGTGCACTCCCGCGACGGCCACGACGGCTTCCTCACCGAAGCCGCCGCCGTATCCAAATTACTCACCGAAACAATGCGATTGGCGCGAGTCGGTCGCAACGGCTGA
- a CDS encoding TetR family transcriptional regulator produces MLESSTPIGASATAEDAVRAPANPGPSAPGSPGLRERKKQQTRLRIIEVALDLCDAQGFDATTVEQIADRADVSPRTINRYFDSKEAIVLGPVKDFGLAIAECLRGLPVTGNELQSLREAFLLVVDQAAVNVEGPLSFRRFQQMQRILRSSPTVSAQSMELADDKNAAIADVIAERLGTQPDALPVQLVVGAWQLIGHLSMECQNSIFDEEDTAAAAAEARTGFTTSFDEFMRVCTGQPATEPAETR; encoded by the coding sequence ATGCTCGAGTCATCGACGCCGATCGGCGCGAGCGCCACAGCCGAGGACGCTGTGCGCGCCCCAGCGAACCCAGGGCCCAGTGCGCCCGGCAGTCCGGGGTTGCGCGAGCGCAAGAAGCAGCAGACCCGGCTGCGCATCATCGAGGTGGCGCTCGACCTGTGCGACGCACAGGGATTCGACGCGACGACGGTCGAACAGATCGCGGACCGCGCGGATGTGTCCCCGCGCACGATCAACCGGTATTTCGACAGCAAAGAGGCCATCGTCCTCGGGCCGGTCAAGGACTTCGGACTCGCGATCGCCGAGTGCCTGCGTGGCCTCCCGGTCACCGGTAATGAGCTGCAATCGCTGCGCGAGGCCTTCCTGTTGGTCGTCGACCAGGCCGCGGTGAATGTCGAGGGACCGCTGTCGTTCCGGCGCTTCCAGCAGATGCAGCGGATTCTGCGCAGCAGTCCGACGGTCAGTGCGCAGAGCATGGAACTGGCCGACGATAAGAACGCCGCGATCGCCGACGTGATCGCCGAGCGACTCGGCACCCAACCTGATGCGCTGCCGGTGCAGCTGGTCGTCGGCGCCTGGCAGTTGATCGGCCACCTCAGCATGGAGTGCCAGAACTCGATCTTCGACGAGGAGGACACCGCTGCGGCCGCCGCGGAGGCCCGCACCGGATTCACCACGTCGTTCGACGAGTTCATGCGCGTGTGCACCGGGCAGCCTGCGACCGAACCGGCGGAAACCCGGTAA